cttttctatactaattattacttatttttttcctcactAAACACGAATATTACAAGTTCATATTGTTTACCAAACAAGACATATATGGCCGTCTCCtaattttatcttacaatttgTTTGACAATGTTCACCTAATACTCTCAACTAatcattgttattttttttaaaaaaaaaaaaaatctatagtTGATTTGGAGTGTTATATCAAAATTGTTGAACTAcatataaaaatgtaatatacaTCATTACTCGTAATTTTAACTTGCACAGgataatcaaataaagaacTCGCATCTTAAGCAATTAAATagttctcttttttcccaaatgatcaaaatctcaaaaaaatatttctagaatataatttttttttttaaaaaaaaaaaaaatcaagcaaaatgGTGGATAAACACATTATTTACTCATTGAGTTGACATTGTTGCTCCCAGAGAGTATCTCAAAAGGTAATTCTTCCATAAACACCCTTTAGATACTGTAAAACCAATTTTGTGGCTCTGCCAGAAATCCTTTAGCTTACCTACCTTACCATAATGACCTGTAGTTTTGCGCAGACCCTACATCCATCATTTCGTATcattagcatttttctttttgttggttGGGGGGAGCAGACATGGACTAATATCGAGTGgacttttgaaaattgaaaataataaatagatgaACCATTCATGTCTAGCTCAATAGCTAAAGGGTTTGGGGTCCCCTCCAATTCCTTGGAATCTTCAGAATGGTCACTTCCTGCAAGAGTTATTTGAAGGATATAGCTACATTGTAAACCACTCCTTCCCAAAATCTTTCTTTAAGTGGAGCATTTTGCCAACATAGAAGGACAGGAATCCTCTCAACTTCATCGTCGGGAAATTTGTGCATCTAACGGTGTTCATGTTatagtggagagagagagagcaaacaCCTCATTATGTGAATGGGGAGCAGAGGAATATCAAGTCATCTTTGTAACaatttaaacaacaaattttGGAAGTGTCATAATTTTTCCTTATGTCTTACACTAGAAGCAACTCCATCAAGTAGTTCAGTAAAAACTCATAACAAATTCataagtaatgctacatactcaACTCTCATCCCAGTGTCCACAAACCATTAGAtcaacctttaaaaaaaaaaaaaaaaactaaaggcTACTAGACATTGCTATATCAGCTCAGTCGCGTATTGAGGATAGTATTACTAAAGGCTACTATATCAGCTCAGTCGCGTATATCAACTAAAGGCTACTAGACAAAACTAAAGGCTACTATTACTCCAAATTCATTATAGCATATTGTTGCTATTAAATCTATGTGAGGATAGCATGTAAGCAGCTACATCTATTCCaccatgtgaaaaaaaaaaaattataatacacATTAAAATCTACAGGATTTAGTCATTTGTGATTTTCTAATTCTCTTACAAGATTAAACAAAACTTGAACCACATTTTAGAATAACAAAAGAATGCAATGAAAATTGCAACCATGCAAATAACAGTTCGGGATTATAATCTTACATCTGAAAGTTGTCATGGACTTGACTAACACTCACATCGGGCACAGCTCTCTAGGAACAAGATCTATATGTAGCAGGATCGTATGCATCATTCGGCGGCAAGGGCCACGGCTGAAGTTTCTCTGAGAACAGAATGCATAGATGTgatcattcaaaaaaaaaaaaaaaaagaacatgatGTATAAAGCATAAGGagataaattttttcaaaaaattatattaaaagacCAAGACATGGAAGGGTAAGGGGTGCTCGTAAAACTCATATAGCGAGCACCCTGAAATCTAAAATCAAGAGACAAATTAACAGCCTGTAGAAATCCATGTAGGGCCTATTATGGTGCATACATGCAGCGGCAGGACCAATTTGGATACGTATAAACCCCTGTTCCtcccaaagaaaagaaaaggaaaaaaaaaacttccattgAGCTTTACACTAATTGACAGTTTCATACAAGCTGCTTAACAGAGAAAATTCAACCAAATTAGAAGGTAGAATGATTTATCACTTTTGATCATTCCATTTACTCAGCTACAGGGCCTTACGCAATTACCAATCTCAGTATATGTAATGTGACTATGCTTCCTCTGAAAAGCAACCAACATGATAAGCCTGGGCTAGATCAGAACTCGTGTCCTTTGCTGAGGAATTGGGTTGGGTGGATGAAATTTTCAATGCAGAAAATTGCCGGTAAGGACGATAAACAGGAGGTAACAGCAAAGCGGATTTTCTGTCCATCAATAGAAGGCGTCCACACTTGCTGCACAAACAAAAGCATAAAACTTAGGAACAACAATGCAACCAAACAAATCTGAAAAGTGGAAAACAGCCAGGCGCACCTGCAAACCTTCGTAAATAAAGTTTGATAGCTACAGATCCAGTGCTACAAAACCAAAAGCAGAAAGTTTAAATATGTACCATGAGAGTGTACATAAGAATGTAGTAGAAGATTTAATCATCCCATTAAATCTGTAAGTACAATAGTGATGGTACCAGAAGAGAATGTAGAGCTGTTTCAGCTCGACTTCCAAGAAAATACTGCAGAGCCATAGCAGCATGCTCCTACAAtaggacattgcaaaaataagTAGGAAGTCTTAACCAACTGAATTAGGAGAAagataaaatatacaaaaaaggCTGTTACCGTGATGCGTCTAAATACATGATAAACGGAAAAACCCCTAGAATGTATGTAGCTGCCTCCCTGTTAAAGAATATTATAACGTAAATACATTGCAGCAAGGACAAATATAATTGTAATACAATAAGtctcaataaataaaaaaaattaaaattaaaaagaaagcaGGCATACAAGCATCTATGATATGACAGCTAGGAAGAattaaaagcttcaaattagAAGACAGAATAGATTCCAATAAAAGGAGAAATATGTTGTGAAGATGAACACTACAGAAGCATTTGAAGGCAGTATGAAGCTCATCGCACTTAATATAGATATAACTACAAGAATGACCCAAAACACAACATAAAACCAACatctaaagattttttttttcagtttatgTGGAAATTTTAACTCCGCTTCTTCAAATCATGATCTCCAACCCTATGGATAAAACCTTGTAGAAGTCAGAACAAGAAATCAAACTGAAAACAAGGAAAGCAACCACCTCATGagacaacaaatttttttttttttttggggggaaacTACCTTTTACTCCCATAAACTATATCGCCTAGGCACTTTCCTcccatgaactgccaactgtactactttgcccccatgaactaccattttgtgcccaaaacctccTTCCGTCAGTTAAAGCCGTTAATtcagacggtcaaagtgacaatgcattgtagttcatgggggcaaagtgacaatgcgttgtagttcatgaaGGCAAAGTAATGAGTTGACCGTCTGAGTttacggctttgactgacgaaagAGAGTTTTGGGCACAacatggtagttcatgggagcaaagtagtacagttggcagttcatggggGAAAGTGCCAATGCATTATAGCTCATAGGGACAaaaggtagtttccccttttttttatatacatataataagTAATCGAGATTTCATTCAAAATGAAAAAGCGCACCCAGGTATACcggaaatatacaagaaaaaaatctaACTAGAAAGagtaaaaagaacaagaaaataatgataACTAAGCACCAAAAGAGATAAATTGATATTCATATTATATGCATAAACACACAGTATCATGGCAATCAGCAAACTTTCTACTGAAGACTCATGTAGCAGGGAGGGGGGGCTTTTAGAGAGAATCCGTGTCATTGTCGATGACACGTTAAATACCATGTCTGCAACATGGCTTGACAATTCCACCAACAAACCTCCTTGGTCTCCAGACTTCAAAGAAATGAATAAGCAACCATAACATCTCAGAAACACAGAGCACATTGATCGTTAAGAGAGAATAATTGGAAGattttaggtaaaaaaaaaaggatggtaCATTTAATGACAAAACTAGGACCAatcttttttttagatgaataggATCAATCTTAATATAGAGATGAGTAATAACAAAGGATTTTGATCAATGCACTGAGAGACTCATGTACGCGCTCAAGATCACTTTAATTTGAAAATCAAGCATGAATGCAGCAAAAATCTTGGTCATGCTGGAGCTCTGCTTGATCAACTTCAACAAAACCGAGATCATACTTCTACACTAGGCTAAGCTCAGTTCATTTGCATCACAAACTGATGAATCGGGGGGGGGAACACATCCAAACTTGCACTGCCATAAAGACAACATGTCGCTTCACCATTTCACCCACAGATCTAACAATCTTCAAGTAAGAATTCATATACTacttaagaaaaataacatCACTCATAATGTGATTGAAATTAACTAGTGATCTAGAAGGATTATCTTAGAGTAGaggaataaaacaaacaaatcataTGGTTAATGAATAACATAAGAtgttaagaaaagaaaagaaaagaacttaagatttacttatcaaaaaaaaaaaagaaaagaacttaaGATATCTAGGTAAACAAGATTACCTCATCCGGAGAAAAGAAAGCGACTGAGTCAGGGTCAATAGAACCAGCTGGATGCAGTGATACAATAGCTCTGAAGATGGAGGGAAAGAGCAACTCAATTACAGAAATTTTCTCTGTAGCAACAGGACTCAGAGATCCTGGTCTAAGTTTATTTGAACTGTGAAAATTATGCTCTTTAGATGTCCCTATGGAAGTCTCATTTGCTGAAGAGGGCAGTGAAGATGCTCTTTTCAACCAGTCCAATCGTTCATAAGTGAAAACTTTCAAAGTTGGCACTTCTTTTTCCAAATGCAGTAGAACATCTGATATTGTCTTATAATCACTAAGCTCTTCTTGATGATTTCCCATCAGTACTTGGGGACCACAATGTTTCTTTAAAGCTGATTCGGTACTTTGACCATCTAATCCATCATCAAGGTGAGgaaaaaatcttcttttctgATCAGTGAAGGCCTTGAGAGCCAACCTGCAAAGATTTAAAACCATCACAAACAGCTTTTGAACCCAATATAATAACAGTGATAAACAGAAACCAGTTGGTGTATGGCCATTGAAGCACTCAAACCCACAATATGTGCCACCAACAGCAAGTAACAGGGGCAACTTATTGACTTACATTATGGAAGACTAGAAGGACCCTTCTATGTGTTCAGCCATTTATATTAATCAGTTTAACACTAGCAAGGTCTGCATCTTTAATGTGAACATGACTAAAGATATAAACCCCTTTTACATTCTCAAGCAACTATGTTAGCAAGATCAAAACCAGTACTGGTCAATATCTCTGGCACTCTATAAAACAAACAAGCACTTGTCCATATTCAGCCAATGGTTCAATGCAAACCAGCTGAATCCTATCACAAGTACTTTTTCAAAGTTATTTTGAAGTACTTAACAGAGTCCTTGTATCATCTTTGGAAACTGCTTCAACTAAGAATCAAGATTCCAACTAAAATCACCtctccaagaaaaagaaaaagaaaactcttCTAGTTCACATATTAGTTTGTACTAAGGGATGCATGAAGCTTATGTTTAGATGTTCACCTTTGAGGTAACACCCAAAAAGAactgtaacaccccggtcccatattgggaagatgagaagtaaCTCACATaaagtgagtggtttataaagatagtcatgggtgttaagtctcatattgcctagttactaggtgaaactaggctttataataaattttagggaagctccaaattgactagtcattttggggtgataacGCAAATGTGGCTAACGattttccctaggtcgttacaagaACAATTATGACATATTTTGTCTTAAGAATAAGTTAAATCAAGAGTAATGGCttgaatatcatttttttttttttgataagttatggtcttttttgtctttttgcttaGTAGTTTAGGGGGGCATTgtcccaattgaaagtttgagggatgtatgtggacttttccctaaAAACAAGAGTAATGGCttgaatatcatttttttttaataagttaaaaaaaaatgatattcaaGCCATTACTCTTGTTTttagggaaaagtccacatacatccctcaaactttcaattgggacAATGCCCCCCTAAACTACtaagcaaaaagacaaaaaagaccataattttttttaataagacaaaatactccaataaccaaaataaaaaaacaaaacaaaaaataaaaataaaaatttctttgagaaaaaaaatcaagaaattaaatttccacgccctagttttttattttattttgttttaaaaaatttcccctagtttttcttaatttttcaaaGTCAATCACAATGATTAACCAACATACATTCCTCAAAAGTTCCTCAAGAGCAAGTTTTATCTTGCAAGTATTTGGTAGAGCCTGTGAGCAGCAAAGTAATAATCTCTTGATTTCTTAAGCAAGTTATAATAAGAGTCCCCCATGTTTCATATGAGCTATGGAAAAAGTCTTACGAATTCTGGGTTCCTTTTGCAATTAAATTATTCAGAAGTAAAAACATAACGCTTTTTGCCAGTATAATGTTTGCATAAAAATGACCCAACATAATAACATGCAGAATTTTAGTTGTTCATAGTTAGAAGCAAAACCACCACGTTTCTttctcaatttcaatcaaaaccGGCACTTAGGTTTTGCGATTAAGAAGTTAGTCTATCCCCAAAAGGCCACAAGAGGATAGATAATCCCGTCTCTGCTTCTCCTTCAAAACTACTGCATTCAGAACGGTTTCCCTACATTATCTCCACAGTTAATTCTTCAACCATAAAGTTTTTGCATAGAGCACACTAGTTAACACAGTTAATTCTTCAAAGTTTGGTCTCAGGAAAACATGCCCAAAGTTACAAGTATAAACCTCCTCGCATTTTCTTAAACAAGTATCAAATTTCACCTGCATTTAACTCTGGAGTCTTGCAATTCCATGTAAGAGATAACTAGTTaatggtaaaaaaaagaaaaaaacatatacgTAGCTCTGGCAGAGCTGAAATGAAATCGTACCTCGTCCTATCGACGGCGGACGCACCGGCCTGGCCGGCAAGCTGGCGTTTCCAAGCGTATGCAACCACAGCGCCATCCGGGCAGACCAACGGCATGTGCAGCCCCCACGAATTGCTTCGTGATCGAAGCGATTCGTTCAGAACCCCAGACTCCTCTAGCTGCCTTCCTACCAAAACCAGCACGAACAGTCTCAACGCAGTTAACAAAATTtactaaaccctaaccctagagaGCGAGAATGCGATTGTGAGTCGTACCGACGGAGCGGAGGTCTTGGAGGTGCTGGCGCATGGAGGCGTCCTCTTTGCGGAACAGATGGAGGGGCTTGGTGCT
Above is a genomic segment from Corylus avellana chromosome ca9, CavTom2PMs-1.0 containing:
- the LOC132162189 gene encoding mediator of RNA polymerase II transcription subunit 27; protein product: MRPQQPQHQQQRQLEAAPNANPDPAQSGEAPPKQVALAMDRLGDAARLIADIRLGADRLLEALFVAAQPHQSTKPLHLFRKEDASMRQHLQDLRSVGRQLEESGVLNESLRSRSNSWGLHMPLVCPDGAVVAYAWKRQLAGQAGASAVDRTRLALKAFTDQKRRFFPHLDDGLDGQSTESALKKHCGPQVLMGNHQEELSDYKTISDVLLHLEKEVPTLKVFTYERLDWLKRASSLPSSANETSIGTSKEHNFHSSNKLRPGSLSPVATEKISVIELLFPSIFRAIVSLHPAGSIDPDSVAFFSPDEGGSYIHSRGFSVYHVFRRITEHAAMALQYFLGSRAETALHSLLHWICSYQTLFTKVCSKCGRLLLMDRKSALLLPPVYRPYRQFSALKISSTQPNSSAKDTSSDLAQAYHVGCFSEEA